One Aegilops tauschii subsp. strangulata cultivar AL8/78 chromosome 7, Aet v6.0, whole genome shotgun sequence genomic window carries:
- the LOC141027586 gene encoding uncharacterized protein, which yields MGLSLGKDTASSPWPDLPPELTAQILARLLSHTDRLSFGAVCCGWRLAARQHRSLLPSSMPWINIGSGAYKDLAGNGKARRFAVPEGYRACPTFGSWVLYEHERSSRCFLGDPFSPSTPAIEVPCRHYLSPITGHGSVSMRFYEGDIFLTWPLKKMVVCSPHLVVATSLCNGPLKIACFRPSNETAIQPATLLWSEGDYSHGHQCHDWDFFYTDIAFHHGKVFALSLTENLFAFDLAIEEMSLSQTRSCIEHAIKEGPAAAAGAALDYHNHHLVTSSDEQKLLMVRWRIPLRENRTKFHHRMMDLQVFEADLQKGRWSEVKDLGGQALFVGQTGSRALAVGGLSDQMFQANRVFLLGDDWARFHPNRPWCKCSDCQKLGYKAPSYCVYNMVSGEVSVVSLGTGHCSIESPDMSWFFPSG from the coding sequence ATGGGCCTCTCCCTCGGTAAGGACACTGCTAGTTCGCCATGGCCGGACCTCCCGCCAGAGCTGACCGCCCAAATCCTCGCCCGCTTGCTCAGCCACACGGACCGCCTCAGCTTTGGCGCCGTGTGCTGCGGCTGGCGCCTCGCCGCGCGGCAGCACCGCTCGCTGCTGCCATCATCCATGCCGTGGATAAACATCGGCAGCGGCGCGTACAAGGATCTTGCTGGCAACGGCAAGGCTCGCCGTTTCGCCGTGCCCGAAGGGTACCGTGCATGTCCCACCTTCGGCAGCTGGGTCCTCTACGAGCACGAGCGCTCCTCTCGGTGCTTCCTCGGAGACCCTTTCTCCCCTTCTACGCCGGCCATCGAGGTCCCATGCCGCCACTACTTGAGCCCCATCACTGGTCACGGCAGCGTGAGTATGAGATTCTACGAAGGCGACATTTTCCTGACATGGCCCCTGAAAAAGATGGTCGTGTGCTCCCCTCATCTCGTCGTCGCCACATCCCTCTGCAATGGTCCACTCAAAATTGCATGTTTTCGGCCAAGCAATGAAACGGCGATCCAGCCGGCGACGCTTTTATGGTCAGAAGGAGATTACTCGCACGGTCATCAATGCCATGATTGGGACTTCTTCTACACGGACATAGCCTTCCACCATGGAAAGGTCTTTGCTCTAAGCTTAACAGAGAATCTCTTTGCCTTTGATTTGGCCATCGAAGAGATGTCGCTATCTCAAACTAGGAGTTGCATCGAGCATGCCATCAAGGAAGGGCCAGCTGCAGCGGCAGGTGCCGCGCTAGATTACCACAACCACCACCTGGTCACGTCTTCGGACGAACAAAAACTACTAATGGTGCGGTGGCGAATCCCTTTACGGGAAAATCGGACCAAGTTTCATCATCGAATGATGGATCTGCAGGTGTTCGAGGCGGACTTGCAGAAGGGTCGGTGGTCCGAGGTCAAGGACTTGGGTGGCCAGGCCCTTTTCGTTGGCCAAACAGGATCGAGAGCGCTTGCGGTGGGTGGTTTGTCAGATCAGATGTTCCAAGCAAATCGTGTGTTCCTTCTCGGGGACGACTGGGCACGCTTCCATCCTAACCGCCCCTGGTGCAAGTGTTCTGACTGCCAAAAACTCGGCTATAAAGCTCCTAGCTATTGTGTGTACAACATGGTGAGCGGTGAAGTTAGTGTAGTTTCTTTAGGCACAGGTCATTGTTCGATAGAATCTCCCGATATGTCATGGTTTTTTCCTTCAGGGTGA